A single window of Acanthopagrus latus isolate v.2019 chromosome 1, fAcaLat1.1, whole genome shotgun sequence DNA harbors:
- the cdkn2a/b gene encoding cyclin-dependent kinase 4 inhibitor B: MTLEDDLTTAAATGNTADVENLLRAGAEVNGPNCFGRTALQVMMMGSTSVAKVLLNHGADPNVADSSTGTTPLHDAARTGYLDTVRLLVEYQADPQARDNANCRPVDLAGEHGHADVVAFLESV, from the exons ATGACTCTGGAGGATGATCTGACAACAGCCGCGGCGACCGGGAACACCGCAGATGTGGAGAATCTGCTGCGGGCCGGAGCCGAAGTTAACGGGCCGAACTGTTTTGGACGAACCGCTCTCCAG gtgatgatgatgggcAGCACGTCGGTGGCGAAGGTGTTGCTGAACCACGGAGCGGATCCCAACGTGGCGGACAGCAGCACCGGGACCACCCCGCTGCACGACGCGGCCAGGACGGGCTACCTGGACACGGTGCGGCTGCTGGTGGAGTACCAGGCGGACCCGCAGGCCAGGGACAATGCGAACTGTCGGCCCGTGGATCTGGCCGGTGAACACGGCCACGCAGACGTGGTCGCTTTCCTGGAGTCCGTGTGA
- the LOC119021268 gene encoding S-methyl-5'-thioadenosine phosphorylase isoform X2 — translation MASAQPIKIGIIGGSGLDDPDILEGRTERYVDTPYGKPSDALILGKIKNVECVLLARHGRQHTIMPSNVNFQANIWALREEGCTHLLATTACGSLREEIQPGDIVIIDQFIDRTTKRAQTLHDGQPTSPPGVCHIPMAEPFCNRTREVLVEVARTLGIKCHVRGTMLTIEGPRFSSRAESLMFRQWGADVINMTTVPEVILAKEAGLCYASIAMATDYDCWKEHEEAVCVDNVLKTMKENANKASSILLTAIPQISQMDWAQTMKTLKSMAQSSVMLPKH, via the exons ATGGCCTCCGCGCAACCTATTAAG ATTGGAATAATCGGTGGTTCAGGACTTGATGATCCAGATATCTTGGAGGGAAGGACTGAGCGTTATGTTGACACACCCTATGGAAag CCGTCCGATGCTCTTATCCTGGGGAAGATAAAAAACGTGGAATGTGTGCTTCTTGCAAG GCATGGGAGGCAACACACTATAATGCCGTCTAATGTGAACTTCCAGGCCAACATCTGGGCACTGAGAGAAGAGGGCTGCACACATTTGCTGGCTACCACGGCCTGTGGCTCACTCAGGGAGGAGATTCAGCCAGGAGACATCGTCATCATAGATCAGTTCATTGACAG GACTACCAAGAGAGCTCAGACGCTGCATGATGGACAGCCTACCAGTCCCCCAGGAGTGTGTCACATCCCCATGGCTGAACCTTTCTGCAACAGAACCAGAGAG GTTTTGGTGGAGGTGGCGCGGACCCTGGGGATTAAGTGCCATGTGCGAGGGACTATGCTGACAATCGAGGGGCCCCGCTTCTCATCGCGGGCTGAGAGCCTGATGTTCCGCCAGTGGGGTGCCGACGTCATCAACATGACCACTGTGCCAGAGGTGATCCTCGCCAAGGAGGCCGGCTTGTGCTATGCCAgcatcgccatggcaacagacTATGACTGTTGGAAGGAACATGAGGAGGCG GTCTGTGTTGACAACGTGCTGAAGACGATGAAGGAAAACGCCAACAAAGCCAGCAGCATCCTGCTAACTGCAATACCACAGATTAGTCAGATGGATTGGGCTCAGACAATGAAGACCTTGAAA TCAATGGCACAATCTTCAGTAATGTTaccaaaacactga
- the LOC119021268 gene encoding S-methyl-5'-thioadenosine phosphorylase isoform X1: MASAQPIKIGIIGGSGLDDPDILEGRTERYVDTPYGKPSDALILGKIKNVECVLLARHGRQHTIMPSNVNFQANIWALREEGCTHLLATTACGSLREEIQPGDIVIIDQFIDRTTKRAQTLHDGQPTSPPGVCHIPMAEPFCNRTREVLVEVARTLGIKCHVRGTMLTIEGPRFSSRAESLMFRQWGADVINMTTVPEVILAKEAGLCYASIAMATDYDCWKEHEEANARHILPPPPFCLLRPSLILPPAPPVSLLPASGGSPARGVLNNMNTVMIASVQDMAGEKARD; the protein is encoded by the exons ATGGCCTCCGCGCAACCTATTAAG ATTGGAATAATCGGTGGTTCAGGACTTGATGATCCAGATATCTTGGAGGGAAGGACTGAGCGTTATGTTGACACACCCTATGGAAag CCGTCCGATGCTCTTATCCTGGGGAAGATAAAAAACGTGGAATGTGTGCTTCTTGCAAG GCATGGGAGGCAACACACTATAATGCCGTCTAATGTGAACTTCCAGGCCAACATCTGGGCACTGAGAGAAGAGGGCTGCACACATTTGCTGGCTACCACGGCCTGTGGCTCACTCAGGGAGGAGATTCAGCCAGGAGACATCGTCATCATAGATCAGTTCATTGACAG GACTACCAAGAGAGCTCAGACGCTGCATGATGGACAGCCTACCAGTCCCCCAGGAGTGTGTCACATCCCCATGGCTGAACCTTTCTGCAACAGAACCAGAGAG GTTTTGGTGGAGGTGGCGCGGACCCTGGGGATTAAGTGCCATGTGCGAGGGACTATGCTGACAATCGAGGGGCCCCGCTTCTCATCGCGGGCTGAGAGCCTGATGTTCCGCCAGTGGGGTGCCGACGTCATCAACATGACCACTGTGCCAGAGGTGATCCTCGCCAAGGAGGCCGGCTTGTGCTATGCCAgcatcgccatggcaacagacTATGACTGTTGGAAGGAACATGAGGAGGCG AACGCTCGCCACATCCTTCCGCCCCCCCCTTTCTGTCTACTCCGTCCCAGCCTCATACTACCTCCTGCCCCCCCAGTCAGCTTGCTGCCAGCCTCCGGTGGAAGCCCTGCCAGAGGAG TGCTGAATAATATGAATACTGTGATGATTGCCAGTGTCCAAGACATGGCAGGTGAAAAGGCTCGAGACTAA
- the toporsa gene encoding topoisomerase I binding, arginine/serine-rich a yields MSAIKIALQQSQKRGRRKTSETMSAEVSPDSKCPICLDLFNNISYLDLCLHKFCFRCIHEWSKNKAECPLCKQPFNSIYHSIKSEQNFKKYDLKPVDNGSFGTFGGVRFRYRTTVTGVHRQMQGRTSSPPDNGVMFEASTNLPQQPQDRYIRRMMMRLAAKRKAASEGRAVNRIREQEMVNFRRELYRQGVRVRNVRDGGRCRDTSAEFFRRNPACLHRLIPWLKRELIVLYGAHGTLVNIVQHIIMSRITRFDMEDGAIQEELRPFLQGRTEHFLHEFISFAKAPYNMEAYDQHAVYDCPAPSSNEDSSSNSSVIAISEDEEHLVELDTPGNATSTLSHSVWDDETPGPSYSTTAEQSRAECLSVLDSDSDSSSEDETREFGASPQQISLLNQTDVTQAEGHKDDCLSSDSDDCVIVGFVKPTSERTPELVKLSSDSDESACEDTKEVPLLPQHIRFSSLSPVASQSSDRSGAGQTENVETDRCHSLDTKERCSSSTSSRHRKSSKSDRKDSDRRFDGNDGSRERRWSKDRDQRRKRWSKIGENWHSSKNPAVSHSSISALSRESGYSHSTGRDYSKCDSKYKSRDGAHSYQPYTHYRQGRNDSGMHYTERQSYYYSSRKYSDQHSYSRSRSRSRDSRRRDRRHSRSRSYSSSRSTSAKKRSHHDKPGGKRKYKTRHLEEPSEDALPNSHAEGHSPALSTKHKKKSKEKRRKKSKERSKTSRSLSVELVNEGNLNERSKRHHKKRKKHKKKSKRHKSSERREKGSPSVITIDSDSDSVANDSVPQDSSTNQDKLMDNTTDDPLAAASPSTNAELN; encoded by the coding sequence ATGTCAGCAATCAAGATTGCcctgcagcagagccagaaGAGGGGCAGAAGGAAAACCTCTGAAACAATGTCTGCAGAGGTGTCACCAGACTCAAAGTGTCCCATCTGTTTGGACTTGTTTAACAACATTTCTTACCTGGACCTCTGCCTGCACAAGTTCTGTTTCCGCTGCATTCATGAGTGGTCCAAGAACAAAGCCGAGTGCCCTCTATGCAAGCAGCCATTTAATTCAATCTATCACAGTATAAAATCAGAGCAAAACTTTAAGAAGTATGACCTGAAGCCAGTGGATAATGGCTCTTTTGGGACTTTTGGGGGAGTGCGCTTTAGATACCGCACAACTGTCACCGGAGTCCATCGACAGATGCAGGGAAGGACCTCTTCACCTCCAGACAATGGAGTGATGTTTGAAGCCTCAACAAACCTTCCCCAGCAGCCACAGGACCGTTACATCCGGCGCATGATGATGAGGTTGGCAGCCAAGAGGAAAGCGGCAAGTGAAGGGAGGGCAGTGAATCGTATCAGAGAGCAGGAAATGGTAAACTTCAGGAGGGAACTGTACCGACAGGGGGTGAGGGTTCGGAATGTACGCGATGGTGGACGCTGTCGAGACACCTCAGCCGAGTTCTTCAGAAGAaatcctgcctgcctgcacagACTGATCCCCTGGCTAAAGAGAGAACTCATAGTGCTATATGGGGCCCACGGCACTTTAGTCAACATTGTTCAACACATCATCATGTCCCGCATTACACGTTTTGACATGGAGGATGGAGCCATTCAGGAAGAGCTCAGGCCGTTCCTCCAGGGGCGCACAGAGCACTTTCTGCATGAGTTCATCAGCTTTGCAAAGGCCCCCTACAATATGGAGGCCTATGACCAGCATGCTGTTTACGACTGCCCAGCCCCTTCCTCTAATGAAGACAGCAGCTCCAACTCTTCTGTAATAGCCATctcagaggatgaggagcacTTGGTGGAGTTGGATACTCCAGGAAATGCCACATCTACTCTGAGCCACTCTGTGTGGGATGATGAGACTCCTGGGCCATCATAttcaacaacagcagagcagagcagagcagagtgtcTGTCAGTCCTCGACTCGGACTCAGACAGCAGTTCAGAGGACGAGACACGAGAGTTTGGGGCTTCTCCACAGCAAATTAGTCTTTTAAACCAAACAGATGTGACTCAGGCTGAAGGTCACAAAGATGATTGTTTGTCTTCTGACAGCGATGACTGTGTCATTGTAGGTTTTGTTAAGCCGACATCAGAGCGGACTCCTGAGCTGGTTAAGCTCTCCTCAGACTCTGATGAATCTGCCTGTGAAGATACTAAAGAAGTGCCGCTGCTACCTCAACACATCCGCTTCTCCAGTCTCAGTCCTGTAGCATCACAGAGTAGTGATCGAAGCGGTgctggacagacagaaaatgtagAAACAGACCGCTGTCACTCGTTGGATACAAAAGAAAGATGTAGCTCCTCAACATCTAGCAGGCACAGGAAGTCCAGTAAGTCTGACAGAAAAGACTCAGATAGAAGATTTGATGGTAATGATGGCTCTAGAGAGAGGCGCTGGTCAAAGGACAGAGACCAAAGGAGAAAAAGGTGGTCAAAAATTGGAGAGAATTGGCACTCAAGCAAGAACCCAGCAGTCTCCCACAGCAGCATCAGCGCTCTGTCCAGAGAGAGTGGTTATTCTCACTCTACTGGCAGAGACTATTCAAAATGTGACAGTAAATATAAAAGCAGGGATGGTGCTCACAGCTATCAGCCATATACGCATTACAGACAAGGGAGAAATGATAGTGGGATGCATTACACAGAGAGACAGTCCTATTATTACAGTAGCCGCAAATACTCAGATCAACACTCGTACTCTCGCTCCAGGAGCCGCAGCAGGGATTCACGGAGACGGGACAGGAGGCATTCCCGATCTAGGTCTTATTCCAGCAGTCGCTCCACTTCTGCAAAAAAGAGATCTCACCATGACAAGCCTGGTGGAAAgaggaaatacaaaacaagGCATTTGGAAGAACCGTCAGAAGACGCGCTTCCCAACTCACATGCGGAAGGTCACTCCCCCGCGTTGTCaacaaaacataagaaaaagagcaaagagaaaCGGCGTAAAAAATCCAAAGAGAGGTCAAAGACTAGCAGGAGCCTCAGTGTGGAGCTCGTCAATGAGGGAAACTTGAATGAGCGAAGCAAACGTCACCAtaagaaaaggaagaaacacaagaagaaaagcaaaaggcACAAGAGTAGTGAACGCAGAGAGAAGGGCTCACCCTCTGTCATTACcattgacagtgacagtgattcTGTTGCTAACGACAGTGTCCCCCAGGACAGCAGCACTAACCAGGACAAACTGATGGATAATACCACGGATGACCCATTGGCCgctgcctctccctccaccaATGCAGAGTTAAATTGA
- the ndufb6 gene encoding NADH dehydrogenase [ubiquinone] 1 beta subcomplex subunit 6, which translates to MSGYTPDEKLRVEQLSKLRKQWLKDQELSPREPVLPAKAPGAVAKFWAGFLEPKSLWRLYTYKAYKGGVFTLTRLLLPAWVVHYYVKYHVAQKPYGIVELKPRLFPGDTILETGEVVPDLPESHGHH; encoded by the exons ATGTCTGGTTACACACCAGACGAGAAGCTCCGCGTCGAGCAGCTCTCGAAGCTCCGGAAACAGTGGCTGAAGGACCAGGAGCTCAGCCCGAGGGAGCCCGTGCTACCGGCCAAAGCTCCCGGCGCCGTCGCCAAGTTCTGGGCTGGCTTTCTGGAGCCCAAGAGCCTGTGGAGACTTTAC ACCTACAAAGCATACAAAGGTGGAGTTTTCACATTAACACGCCTCTTGCTACCTGCCTGGGTTGTTCACTACTATGTGAAATACCATGTGGCT CAAAAGCCATATGGCATTGTGGAATTGAAGCCCAGGTTGTTCCCA GGTGACACCATCCTGGAAACTGGTGAAGTTGTTCCAGATCTGCCTGAGTCCCATGGTCATCACTGa
- the LOC119018217 gene encoding PRELI domain-containing protein 1, mitochondrial-like, whose product MVKYFCNTADIRSTWDHVVSAFWQRYPNPFSTHVLTEDVVYREVTADNRLLSRRLLMKTNRLPRWAEVLFPTGMSRSVYIIEDSIVDPVNRSLTTYTWNLNHTTLMSVEERCIFRDSVEQPATTQLKREAWISSGVYGFSRPIQEFGLARFKSNQVKAMKGLEYALSNLQGETPQRLPRDSVKDASEKAKEAAKSLASAAAVPQKPQQYV is encoded by the exons ATGGTCAAGTATTTCTGTAACACGGCAGACATCAGGAGTACGTGGGACCATGTTGTCTCTGCTTTTTGGCAGAGGTACCCCAATCCGTTCAG CACCCACGTTCTCACAGAGGACGTTGTGTACCGGGAGGTGACTGCAGACAACCGGCTCCTCTCCAGACGCCTCCTGATGAAGACCAATCGTTTGCCTCGTTGGGCAGAGGTTCTCTTCCCCACCGGCATGTCTCGCTCCGTATACATCATTGAGGACTCCATCGTGGACCCTGTGAACAGGAGCCTGACCACCTACACTTGGAACCTCAACCACACAACTCTGATG TCAGTGGAGGAGCGCTGTATTTTCCGGGACTCGGTGGAGCAACCAGCCACCACCCAGCTAAAACGGGAAGCGTGGATATCCTCAGGAGTTTATGGCTTCTCCAGACCGATTCAG GAGTTTGGATTGGCCCGCTTCAAGAGCAACCAGGTGAAGGCCATGAAAGGGCTGGAATACGCGCTGTCCAACTTACAGG GAGAGACGCCCCAGCGGCTGCCCAGGGACTCGGTGAAGGACGCGTCAGAGAAGGCCAAGGAGGCGGCCAAGAGCCTGGCTTCAGCCGCTGCTGTCCCTCAGAAGCCCCAGCAGTACGTCTGA